A single genomic interval of Coccidioides posadasii str. Silveira chromosome 1, complete sequence harbors:
- a CDS encoding uncharacterized protein (BUSCO:383007at4751~EggNog:ENOG410PI31~COG:K~BUSCO:9134at33183): MDLARSLIRIVARAFYETRHILVIDALFIHSVLHAEDLALLLGMQQKDLRKLCGRLREDRLIAVHSRPELREGQTRPVNREYYYIPLHPVIDAIKYRVSRLTSTIKTQYTPSAERKEYICLRCQAEWTQLEVLSHVGLDGFECQRCGYLLSRADEVEGGGAADRTGHEKNSKLMAQLDPMLKLLKQIDSVEVPPNDFDTAWDHKVDVIRNQYTNPSRPGVVVSKQSAVRGISKTDASTLEVSLTSTAEKSAEEQAREAARKAALEKQNALPIWHTQSTVSTDVRLPQVKTEPNGVSIKPEVDIKPEVKEEQKPDIDSLDDSVAAYYAEMAREKEREAQEDVSEEESDEEEDEFEDVEITPSAVGTPANQADATKAPSVNGSLKRELESDSGSSAPQTNAPTPITPGDEGPAAKKIKLEPEVKKEESDEEEDEFEDV; encoded by the exons ATGGATCTTGCAAGGAGTCTCATTCGGATCGTAGCTCGCGCGTTCTACGAGACCCGTCACATCCTGGTGATCGATGCTCTTTTCATACACTCAGT CCTCCATGCGGAGGATCTAGCGCTCCTCCTGGGGATGCAGCAGAAGGATCTTCGGAAGCTCTGTGGCCGTTTACGCGAGGACCGCCTTATCGCAGT CCACTCACGCCCTGAGCTCCGCGAGGGCCAAACGCGCCCCGTGAACCGCGAATACTATTATATCCCTCTTCATCCCGTCATTGATGCCATCAAGTACCGCGTATCCCGCCTTACTTCGACAATAAAAACTCAATACACACCGAGCGCAGAGAGGAAGGAGTACATCTGTCTGCGGTGTCAAGCGGAATGGACCCAGCTCGAGGTTCTCAGCCACGTTGGCCTGGACGGATTTGAATGTCAACGATGTGGGTACTTGCTTTCGCGAGCGGATGAAGTCGAGGGTGGCGGCGCGGCTGATCGCACCGGACATGAAAAGAACAGCAAGCTTATGGCACAGCTGGATCCCATGCTGAAACTCCTGAAACAGATTGACTCTGTCGAGGTGCCCCCAAATGATTTCGATACGGCCTGGGATCACAAGGTTGATGTGATTCGAAATCAATATACAAATCCATCCAGGCCTGGTGTGGTTGTATCGAAGCAATCTGCAGTGAGAGGGATTTCCAAGACCGATGCATCGACTCTTGAGGTTTCGCTTACCTCGACTGCAGAAAAAAGTGCAGAAGAGCAGGCCAGAGAAGCAGCTAGGAAAGCAGCACTTGAAAAACAGAACGCTCTTCCTATTTGGCATACGCAGTCCACTGTCAGCACGGATGTCCGACTTCCCCAGGTTAAAACAGAGCCTAATGGTGTGAGCATCAAGCCTGAGGTGGACATCAAGCCCGAGGTTAAGGAGGAGCAGAAACCAGATATCGACAGTCTAGACGACAGCGTTGCCGCATATTATGCGGAGATGGCACGCgagaaggagagagaagCCCAGGAGGATGTGAGCGAAGAGGAATCcgatgaggaagaagacgaaTTTGAAGATGTGGAGATCACACCGAGCGCTGTCGGTACGCCTGCAAACCAGGCCGATGCGACCAAAGCGCCATCCGTCAATGGCTCCTTGAAGAGAGAGTTAGAGTCAGACTCTGGAAGCAGTGCGCCTCAGACCAACGCGCCCACGCCTATCACGCCGGGCGACGAAGGGCCGGCGGccaaaaaaatcaagcttgaaCCAGAGGTTAAAAAGGAGGAATccgacgaagaagaggacgaaTTCGAGGATGTTTAG
- the TRK1_1 gene encoding low affinity potassium transporter (EggNog:ENOG410PFCK~COG:P~TransMembrane:10 (i12-35o70-91i348-367o387-404i424-445o479-499i542-562o595-616i628-645o657-675i)~BUSCO:4490at33183) produces the protein MWYPTLRMPHLNFIRIHYVYILALSIVGTIVLYPIKNMRGIDAFFQAVSGSTVTGLNTVDLKEMSLYQQITVWFLPMLGNMCFVNVVVVYVRLHWFEKKFKDIVQLSRLPSSERSRAQLLSVSPKAQSSDDTAYPHNIRVLRPDPAHEEADLVNLRQRPAAKRDESSDSPTAEDQSPSSENNNAERPPAQPGHITFSSDTFDKPNRGKALRIPGPREFEKGYKVQEVDDEDDADMTKSIDDPFGAGPSDAYRKLPAMERLLSHAASFEHAASSAFIIGGSSRSRSRSRSRGPMNRVSSRGAATQALPYLSYNPTVGRNSKFLGLTEDQKEELGGIEYRSLRLLLKIAGGYYVIGHIIGAIGLIAWIWNSNPKYRDYVRGECAVNPTWWAFYSSMTTFNNLGFTLTPDSMISFRDSTFPMLWMTFLIYVGNTAYPCMLRLIIWIAFKLTPESSSIKEPLNFLLDHPRRCYTVLFPSKVTWLLFGSLVLINGFDVILFLILDLHYPEVTAIQSGWHRFCAALFQTASARTTGTSSFAVANVHPAAQFSLMVMMYISVFPIALSVRGTNTYEESSLGIFDSTEELVEMKRTSYLGVHIKMQLAFDLWYVFLGVFVLAIAEGSKIADPNNPGFNMFSIFFEVISAYGNVGLSLGHPDVNTALTGRFGIVGKLVICAMMIRGKHRGLPYEVDRAIILPGEKRIVEEDARIEAMSHNLSRRHTN, from the exons ATGTGGTACCCAACATTGCGTATGCCTCATCTCAACTTCATCCGGATACACT ATGTCTATATACTCGCGCTCAGCATCGTCGGCACCATCGTCCTCTATCCGATCAAGAATATGAGGGGGATTGACGCCTTCTTCCAGGCCGTCAGTGGCTCCACCGTCACGGGCCTTAACAC CGTCGACCTCAAGGAGATGAGCCTCTACCAGCAGATCACTGTCTGGTTCCTCCCGATGCTGGGCAACATGTGCTTCGTCaacgtcgtcgtcgtctACGTCCGTCTGCACTGGTTCGAGAAGAAGTTCAAGGACATCG TACAATTGTCGCGGCTGCCGTCCTCAGAGCGTTCTCGTGCTCAACTGCTCTCGGTGAGCCCAAAAGCTCAGAGCAGCGACGACACAGCGTACCCGCACAACATCAGAGTCCTGCGTCCCGACCCTGCTCATGAGGAGGCCGATTTGGTCAATCTACGGCAGAGGCCAGCTGCCAAGAGGGACGAGTCATCGGACTCTCCAACGGCAGAGGATCAGAGTCCGTCGTCCGAGAACAACAACGCTGAAAGACCGCCCGCACAGCCTGGCCACATCACCTTCTCCTCTGACACCTTCGATAAGCCGAACCGTGGGAAGGCACTCAGAATCCCTGGCCCACGGGAGTTTGAGAAGG GCTACAAGGTGCAGGAGGTTGATGATGAGGACGATG CTGATATGACAAAGAGCATCGATGATCCGTTTGGTGCCGGCCCTTCTGACGCCTATCGAAAGCTCCCTGCCATGGAAAGACTGCTTTCTCATGCTGCTTCCTTTGAACATGCTGCCTCATCCGCTTTCATTATTGGAGGTTCCTCCAGAAGTAGATCGAGGTCCAGGTCCAGAGGCCCAATGAACAGGGTTTCATCCAGAGGTGCCGCCACTCAAGCATTGCCGTATCTCTCTTATAACCCCACGGTAGGAAGAAATTCCAAATTTTTGGGGTTGACTGAGGATCAAAAGGAGGAGCTTGGCGGCATTGAATATCGCAGCTTGAGATTGCTGCTGAAAATTGCCGGCG GTTACTATGTCATTGGGCACATCATTGGGGCCATAGGCCTCATTGCGTGGATATGGAACTCCAATCCAAAATACCGGGATTACGTCCGTGGGGAGTGTGCAGTCAATCCTACCTGGTG GGCGTTTTATTCGTCCATGACAACATTCAATAACCTCGGATTCACTCTCACTCCAGACTCCATGATCAGCTTTCGGGACTCTACTTTCCCAATGCTGTGGATGACCTTTTTGATCTATGTTGGGAATACTGCGTACCCATGCATGCTGCGGTTGATCATCTGGATAGCCTTCAAACTTACTCCCGAAAGTTCTTCGATTAAAGAACCGCTGAACTTTTTGCTGGACCATCCTAGACGTTGCTACACCGTCCTCTTCCCAAGCAAGGTGACTTGGTTGCTATTTGGCAGCTTGGTTTTGATCAATGGCTTCGACGtcatcttgttcttaatCCTGGATCTCCATTACCCGGAGGTCACCGCAATTCAATCCGGATGGCATCGATTCTGTGCTGCACTGTTTCAAACTGCGTCTGCACGCACTACAGGAACCTCTAGCTTCGCCGTTGCAAATGTTCATCCTGCTGCTCAGTTCAGCTTGATGG TAATGATGTACATTTCCGTATTTCCAATTGCTCTTAGTGTCAGAGG AACCAATACATACGAAGAATCATCCCTCGGCATATTCGATTCTACAGAAGAACTAGTAGAGATGAAGCGGACGTCTTATCTGGGTGTCCATATCAAAATGCAGCTGGCCTTCGACTTGTGGTATGTCTTCTTAGGTGTTTTTGTGCTCGCCATCGCCGAGGGCAGTAAAATAGCCGATCCGAATAATCCT GGATTCAACATGTTTTCCATCTTCTTCGAAGTAATTTCTGCCTA CGGAAACGTCGGCCTCAGTCTTGGTCACCCAGACGTAAATACTGCGTTGACAGGAAGATTTGGCATCGTTGGCAAATTGGTAATATGCGCCATGATGATTCGTGGGAAGCATCGTGGCCTGCCATATGAAGTGGATCGTGCT ATTATCCTGCCTGGCGAGAAACGCATCGTCGAGGAAGACGCGAGGATTGAAGCTATGAGCCATAATTTAAGCCGTCGACATACCAATTAA